The Dermacentor albipictus isolate Rhodes 1998 colony chromosome 2, USDA_Dalb.pri_finalv2, whole genome shotgun sequence genome has a segment encoding these proteins:
- the LOC135900702 gene encoding uncharacterized protein, producing the protein MAAYKRLLVQTEVTSSSSGNCSQDIVSILNPTTTGALVGESSMLTDMRRSSILQADDHNYTHRIDCPESLSAFVGAVVPYIAGFVVKKVRSTITCELCIAALHSDELAPLIRQKSRGGLISPSQDVVGLCEAVEKGLRRLQAEYDTIKMVTVRSKHLILEVLGTCTEKNWFQKLEDHILDLDPLDNHIYILCKKIAEEYIKVRIHHMTKERNRELIKNRVRPPLSRVIIFNHQ; encoded by the coding sequence ATGGCTGCATACAAGCGTCTGTTGGTTCAGACAGAAGTGACTTCAtcaagctctggaaactgctcCCAAGACATAGTCTCAATTCTAAATCCAACAACTACAGGAGCTTTGGTAGGTGAAAGCAGCATGCTTACTGATATGCGCAGATCGTCAATCCTGCAGGCCGACGACCACAACTATACCCATCGCATTGACTGCCCAGAAAGCCTGTCAGCTTTTGTCGGTGCTGTAGTGCCGTACATTGCAGGTTTCGTCGTTAAGAAAGTTCGTTCAACGATAACATGTGAACTGTGCATCGCAGCCCTGCACTCGGATGAACTGGCACCTTTAATTAGGCAAAAGAGCCGAGGTGGACTTATTTCACCATCACAAGACGTCGTTGGCCTGTGTGAAGCAGTTGAAAAGGGGCTGCGACGGCTACAGGCAGAATATGATACTATTAAAATGGTGACGGTAAGGTCAAAACACCTCATCCTTGAAGTCCTGGGcacctgcacagagaaaaattGGTTCCAGAAACTGGAGGACCACATCCTTGATCTTGATCCACTTGATAACCATATTTATATCTTGTGCAAAAAAATCGCTGAAGAATATATAAAAGTGAGAATACACCACATGACGAAAGAACGAAACCGTGAACTGATCAAAAACAGAGTGAGACCACCTTTGTCGAGGGTGATTATTTTCAATCACCAGTAG